GCCGACTCGATCAAGCCTGGACTGGAGGAGTCGGCCTGGATCGTCGTCAAGGCGCTGGTCTCCTCGGGGGTCGCCATGTCGATCGCCGGCTCCTCGCGACCCGCCTCTGGGGCCGAACATCTCTTCTCGCATCGACTCGATCGACTCGTCCCGAACGCGGCGCTGCACGGCCATCAGGTCGGCGTCGGATCGATCATCACCGCCTATCTCCAGGACGGCGAACAGGGTATGTGGCGCGAGATCCGCGACGCGCTGGAGCGAATCGGCGCGCCGACCACGGCCGAGGGGCTGGGCATCGACGAATCGACGGTGATCGAGGCGCTGACCAGCGCCCACGAGATCCGCGACCGCTACACGATCCTGGGCAACGGCATGAACGAGGAGGCCGCACGGGAGGCCGCGCGCGTGACCGGCGTGATCTAGGCACGCGCCGGCGTGACTTCTCTGATCGTGACCGGGTCTCGATCGAGAACGGTCGGCCGACCGTCACTGACCGACCGGCCGCTGTCGGTCCCGGCGCTACTGTGACTGTCCCGTCCCGACGAGCTGTCGGTTCATCGGTGGGCGGGGGATCGTCAGCGCGATACGCGTTCCCGACGCCGTGACCGACGTCTGTACCGTTCCGTCGTGTGAGTCGACGATCCACCAGACGATCCACAGCCCGACGCCGGTGCTGTGAGAGAGATGGGTGCCCGATTCGCCTCGCAGGGCCAGTCGCTCGTGCTCCGGAAGTCCCGGCCCGTCGTCGGCGACCTCGATCGTCACGGCTTCGGCCGCTGTCTCGACCGTGACCGTACACGTCGGCGCTTCTCCCCCGTGTTTCGCCGCGTTCTCCAGCAACTCCTGTATCGCGGTCTTCAGCGTCGGAAACGCGAGCAGGTGACACTCCTCCGGGATCCGCGTCGAGATCGTCGCCTCGGGGTACTCCGATTCGACGGCCGTGCGACTCTCCTCGACGACGGCTCGCACGGACTGTTCGACGAGCGTGGAGTCCTCTTCCGCGATCCGGCGCAACTCCCGGGATTTCTCGGTCAGCGCGATGAGCCGCTTGAGCGTCGACTCGAGTTGCAGCGGATCGTGCGGCCGGTCCAGTTCCTCGATGAGACGCTCGACGTGACCGCGAACGACCGTCAGATCGTTCCGGAGGTTGTGTCGCAGGATGCGGGCGAAAATCGAGACGAGACGGTCGTAGCTCTCGAGCGCGAGTTCCCGCTCCTGCAACCGGAGTTCCGACGCCAGCGTCGAGGCGAGCCAGTCGGCAAACGCCACAGCGGCCTCGTCGAACGGATCGTCGCGGGCCCTCTCGTCGACGAAACAGAGCGTCCCGACCGGCCGGTCGCCGAGTCGCAACGGAGTCCCGATGTAGCTTTTCATAGTTGTGCAGCGCGGAACCCCACGACTTCAGTCGTGGGAGGAAGCGCGTCGGATGCGCCGCCGACCACCGCGCTCTGGCCGGCGATGGTTTCGCTATCAGTACACTTAATACGATTGAGTTTATATATTAATCTTCACTCTGGGGCGGCCAAAACGGACGCCTCAGAGGGGCCGCCGTAGGCCGGCCCCGAACAGCGGGACGCCGACGACGCCGCTCCGACCGCCATACTGGCGGCGTGAAGCGTCCGAGTCCACGCTGAATGAAAGCGGTGTGTTGACGCCAGCCCCCTCGCCGGATAAAGCCCGGCGAGAGTACGTGCGACCGAACAGAACAGTTCGGTCGCACAGAACCACGGCGTCGTGCAACCCGCCCATGACGGCTGATAAAGCGAGGGCGGAAACCTCCACGGGGAAAGCCCTTGACTTTAGTCATGGGT
This window of the Halapricum desulfuricans genome carries:
- a CDS encoding GAF domain-containing sensor histidine kinase, producing the protein MKSYIGTPLRLGDRPVGTLCFVDERARDDPFDEAAVAFADWLASTLASELRLQERELALESYDRLVSIFARILRHNLRNDLTVVRGHVERLIEELDRPHDPLQLESTLKRLIALTEKSRELRRIAEEDSTLVEQSVRAVVEESRTAVESEYPEATISTRIPEECHLLAFPTLKTAIQELLENAAKHGGEAPTCTVTVETAAEAVTIEVADDGPGLPEHERLALRGESGTHLSHSTGVGLWIVWWIVDSHDGTVQTSVTASGTRIALTIPRPPMNRQLVGTGQSQ